The Streptomyces sp. NBC_00224 genome has a window encoding:
- a CDS encoding amidohydrolase family protein, with protein sequence MDRDPSGVAASSLSRRQLLAAAGAAGAVTAVGTVPAAARQRSGLSLSFSAATNGSASLAPAGDRVVAEVQSVLWSLPRHGGRAVPLTPAGLEPGRPVHSPDGSLIAFCAYEGGGYHVWTMRPDGSDVRRRTEGPWDDRGPAWSPDGTRLAFASERAGDPVAGSPYRVHVLDLRTGRLTRLTGLPGQDGPLQDGAWEDFDPTWSPDGARILFVRAKVVTLPTGLGVEARTVAAVAAEGAGPVGVVYTESEAAQVMCPALAPDGRRLAHLRTTAAPNGSCVLVVDGRPVAVAGDLAPVPPRWTAAGELLLTVDGRFTLVRPDRPGEAETIPFEGVLPVERPRYRVKEYDLGEGRARPVRGVHLPALSPDGRRIAFAALNTLWLADTSGARPPERLRESAPTRYLLGPVWSRDGRALLYADDRDGLLGIHRRDLATGAESTLATGGRVHPALSPDGKRLACLDMTGHLLVRDLASGAERVLAAPLGGGGLPGRPSWSPDGRRLALCDRNRLNARFREGYNLIRVVDTETGTARLHAVAPHVSVSDRYDSGPVWSPDGRWMAVIVESALCLLPVAPDGTPQGPPRTLTDEPADHPSWSGDSKTLLYLSGSRLRLIGVDGGPARTVRVPLDARRPAPADTVVHAGRLWDGTGEQVRDDVDIVVRNGRITAVEPHRGRGALRRIDASERTVVPGLWDTHTHPWQSTYGGRQTVGQLTYGITTAVSFGGFAYEQARIREAVAAGQLAGPRLLTTGELLDGSRVAYSMGRAHRTREGLRRSLERGAALDWDFVKTYVRAPSWVMEEAARFAHERLGVRAGSHLLSPGVQLGQDLTTHLQATQRAEFGHATTTSGRAYEDVVEVYSARGVNFALIATPFTSTPLIGADPGLAADPRVTVVMPPWDSALVRQSAGVPPTAAQLATLRTETDVYRRVLAAGGLVALGTDAPIVPVGLSLHLGLRALHRGGLSPAAALRTATVLPARLFGVERHLGTVEEGKIADLTVVDGDPFEDFDAMVRTVSVLRGGVPYETEELVAAFGQPVRHAAADSEWLSVGRLMRRGGCCDMEAELLPG encoded by the coding sequence ATGGATCGTGACCCGAGCGGCGTCGCCGCGAGCTCCCTCTCCCGTCGTCAACTGCTCGCCGCCGCCGGTGCGGCCGGGGCCGTCACCGCCGTCGGGACGGTGCCGGCGGCGGCCCGGCAGCGCAGCGGGCTCTCGCTGTCGTTCAGTGCCGCAACCAACGGCTCCGCGAGCCTCGCGCCCGCCGGGGACCGGGTGGTCGCCGAGGTCCAGAGCGTGCTGTGGTCGCTGCCCCGGCACGGGGGCAGGGCCGTGCCGCTCACCCCGGCGGGTCTTGAACCGGGTCGGCCGGTCCATTCTCCGGACGGGTCGCTCATCGCCTTCTGCGCCTATGAGGGCGGCGGCTATCACGTGTGGACCATGCGGCCGGACGGCTCGGACGTGCGGCGGCGCACCGAGGGGCCCTGGGACGACCGGGGGCCGGCCTGGTCGCCCGACGGGACGCGGCTCGCGTTCGCGTCCGAGCGCGCGGGCGATCCGGTGGCGGGCAGCCCGTACCGCGTCCACGTGCTGGACCTGCGAACGGGGCGGCTCACTCGGCTCACCGGGCTGCCCGGCCAGGACGGGCCGCTCCAGGACGGGGCCTGGGAGGACTTCGACCCCACCTGGTCGCCGGACGGGGCGAGGATCCTGTTCGTCCGCGCGAAAGTCGTCACCCTCCCCACGGGGCTCGGCGTGGAGGCGCGGACCGTCGCCGCCGTCGCGGCCGAGGGGGCCGGGCCCGTCGGCGTCGTGTACACCGAGAGCGAAGCCGCGCAGGTCATGTGCCCGGCCCTCGCGCCCGACGGCCGTCGGCTCGCCCATCTGCGCACCACCGCCGCGCCGAACGGCTCCTGCGTGCTCGTCGTCGACGGCAGGCCGGTCGCCGTCGCCGGGGACCTCGCGCCGGTGCCCCCGCGCTGGACGGCGGCCGGGGAGCTGCTGCTGACCGTCGACGGGCGCTTCACGCTGGTACGGCCCGACCGGCCGGGGGAGGCGGAGACGATCCCGTTCGAGGGTGTGCTGCCCGTGGAGCGGCCGCGCTACCGGGTCAAGGAGTACGACCTCGGCGAGGGGCGCGCGCGGCCGGTGCGGGGCGTGCATCTGCCCGCGCTCTCGCCGGACGGGCGGCGCATCGCGTTCGCCGCCCTCAACACGCTGTGGCTGGCGGACACTTCGGGCGCCCGGCCGCCCGAGCGGCTGCGCGAGTCGGCGCCGACGCGCTATCTGCTCGGTCCCGTCTGGAGCCGCGACGGGCGGGCGCTGCTGTACGCCGACGACCGCGACGGGCTGCTCGGCATCCACCGTCGGGATCTGGCCACCGGTGCGGAGAGCACGCTCGCGACGGGCGGGCGTGTGCACCCGGCGCTCTCGCCCGACGGCAAGCGGCTCGCCTGCCTCGACATGACCGGCCACCTCCTCGTACGCGACCTGGCCTCCGGCGCCGAACGCGTCCTGGCCGCGCCCCTCGGCGGCGGCGGGCTGCCCGGCCGCCCGAGCTGGTCGCCCGACGGCCGCCGTCTCGCGCTCTGCGACCGCAACCGCCTCAACGCGCGCTTCAGGGAGGGCTACAACCTCATCCGGGTCGTCGACACGGAGACCGGCACCGCCCGCCTCCACGCGGTGGCGCCGCACGTCTCCGTCTCCGACCGGTACGACTCGGGGCCCGTCTGGTCGCCCGACGGGCGCTGGATGGCGGTGATCGTCGAGTCCGCGCTCTGTCTGCTGCCCGTCGCCCCCGACGGCACCCCGCAGGGCCCGCCGCGCACCCTGACCGACGAGCCCGCCGACCACCCGTCATGGTCGGGCGACTCCAAGACGCTGCTGTATCTGTCCGGTTCGCGGCTGCGGCTCATCGGCGTCGACGGCGGGCCCGCGCGCACCGTCCGGGTGCCGCTGGACGCGCGCAGGCCCGCGCCCGCCGACACGGTGGTGCACGCCGGGCGGCTGTGGGACGGCACCGGCGAGCAGGTCCGCGACGACGTCGACATCGTCGTACGGAACGGGCGCATCACGGCCGTCGAGCCGCACCGCGGCCGTGGGGCGCTGCGGCGGATCGACGCCTCGGAGCGTACGGTCGTGCCCGGCCTGTGGGACACCCACACCCACCCCTGGCAGAGCACCTACGGCGGCCGTCAGACCGTGGGCCAGCTCACCTACGGGATCACCACGGCTGTCTCCTTCGGCGGATTCGCGTACGAACAGGCCCGCATCCGTGAGGCGGTGGCCGCCGGGCAGCTCGCCGGGCCCCGGCTGCTGACCACGGGGGAGCTGCTGGACGGCTCACGGGTGGCGTACAGCATGGGGCGCGCCCACCGGACCAGGGAGGGGCTGCGGCGGTCGCTGGAGCGGGGTGCCGCGCTCGACTGGGACTTCGTCAAGACCTATGTGCGGGCGCCGAGCTGGGTGATGGAGGAGGCGGCCCGGTTCGCGCACGAACGCCTCGGGGTGCGCGCCGGAAGCCATCTGCTCTCGCCCGGCGTGCAGCTGGGCCAGGATCTGACGACCCATCTGCAGGCCACCCAGCGAGCCGAGTTCGGGCATGCCACCACCACGTCGGGACGCGCCTACGAGGACGTGGTGGAGGTCTACTCCGCGCGCGGCGTCAACTTCGCGCTCATCGCCACGCCGTTCACCTCGACGCCGCTGATCGGGGCCGACCCCGGGCTCGCGGCGGACCCCCGGGTCACCGTCGTGATGCCGCCGTGGGACTCCGCGCTGGTGCGGCAGTCGGCGGGCGTGCCGCCGACGGCGGCCCAACTGGCCACGCTGCGCACGGAGACCGACGTCTACCGCCGGGTGCTCGCGGCCGGCGGCCTGGTCGCCCTCGGTACGGACGCGCCGATCGTGCCCGTCGGCCTCTCCCTGCACCTGGGCCTGCGCGCGCTGCACCGGGGCGGTCTCTCCCCGGCGGCGGCCCTGCGCACCGCGACCGTGCTCCCGGCCCGCCTGTTCGGGGTCGAGCGGCATCTCGGCACCGTGGAGGAGGGGAAGATCGCCGACCTGACCGTGGTGGACGGCGACCCGTTCGAGGACTTCGACGCGATGGTACGGACGGTCTCCGTGCTCCGGGGAGGAGTGCCGTACGAGACCGAGGAGTTGGTGGCCGCCTTCGGGCAGCCGGTGCGGCACGCGGCCGCCGACAGCGAGTGGCTCTCGGTGGGGCGGCTGATGCGGCGCGGCGGGTGCTGCGACATGGAGGCCGAGCTGCTGCCCGGGTGA
- a CDS encoding thioesterase II family protein — translation MSGPATAATAGCLVRAPREDAPLRLFCFHHAGGGASFYAPWAARVIPEVDVLPVQLPGRESRFREPRFHDAGTLAEALADELAPWLDRPYAVYGHSMGALIGFAVVAARMRAGGRAPLAMFLGAYAAPHLTPPLPPADLHDDAGLARLLVDIGGLHPQFLGRDDWLRALLPIVRDDLRICASHREAGLPDPDEAEQRLPLDIRAFAGADDALVDPGAVYAWERYARDFRLTTVPGGHFFPRDAPEPFFEELNRSLAGLLTEARRAPA, via the coding sequence GTGAGCGGCCCCGCCACGGCCGCCACGGCGGGCTGCCTCGTCCGGGCGCCGCGCGAGGACGCTCCGCTGCGGCTGTTCTGCTTCCACCACGCGGGCGGCGGGGCGTCGTTCTACGCCCCGTGGGCCGCCCGGGTGATACCCGAAGTCGACGTCCTGCCGGTGCAGTTGCCCGGCCGCGAGTCCCGGTTCCGCGAACCGCGGTTCCACGACGCGGGGACCCTGGCCGAAGCCCTCGCCGACGAGCTCGCACCGTGGCTGGACCGTCCGTACGCCGTGTACGGGCACAGCATGGGCGCGCTGATCGGCTTCGCGGTGGTGGCGGCCCGGATGCGGGCCGGGGGCCGGGCGCCGCTCGCGATGTTCCTCGGCGCGTACGCGGCCCCGCATCTCACCCCGCCCCTGCCGCCCGCCGATCTGCACGACGACGCCGGCCTCGCCCGCCTCCTGGTGGACATCGGCGGGCTGCACCCGCAGTTCCTGGGCCGCGACGACTGGCTGCGCGCCCTACTGCCCATCGTCCGGGACGACCTGCGGATCTGCGCCAGCCACCGGGAGGCGGGGCTGCCGGACCCGGACGAGGCGGAGCAGCGGCTGCCGCTCGACATCCGGGCCTTCGCGGGCGCGGACGACGCGCTCGTGGACCCCGGCGCGGTGTACGCCTGGGAGCGGTACGCGCGCGACTTCCGGCTGACCACCGTGCCGGGCGGCCACTTCTTCCCGCGCGACGCCCCCGAGCCGTTCTTCGAGGAGCTCAACCGCTCGCTCGCCGGGCTGCTCACCGAGGCGCGGCGGGCCCCCGCGTGA
- a CDS encoding alpha/beta fold hydrolase, producing the protein MKFLFDDKAFSFQALRTAGHAACGGADLGEVLVTCQDVPDGNEAAWCRAWSATAARLHRTGDDALAAGHRVSAREALLRASNYYRTADFFRLDDRDHDRESDRLALHSRETFARAAELFDTPVVPLRIPYEGTTLPGYLFLAGPTDEPRPTLIHHGGYDSTLEELYFMVGAGALRRGYHVLAFEGPGQQSVRRVQGLAFRPDWESVVTPVVDHALTLPGVDADRLVLFGTSFGGLLGARAAAFERRFAACVLHNGIYDFYRLPLAGIPAHLAEWVTESRDEVAGPALGVAMSHSTQLRWFLRHGMWAFGAKTPAEALRACMPYNLDGVAEYITCPTLVLEAENDVVARGEAQRVHAALRAEKGLIRFAAADGSGEHCQEGAALHFHQRVFDWLDERGI; encoded by the coding sequence GTGAAGTTCCTCTTCGACGACAAGGCGTTCTCCTTCCAGGCGCTGCGCACGGCGGGACACGCCGCCTGCGGGGGCGCCGATCTCGGGGAGGTGCTCGTCACCTGCCAGGACGTTCCCGACGGCAACGAGGCCGCCTGGTGCCGCGCCTGGTCGGCCACCGCCGCGCGGCTGCACCGCACCGGCGACGACGCACTGGCCGCCGGGCACCGGGTGAGCGCGCGCGAGGCGCTGCTGCGGGCCTCCAACTACTACCGCACGGCCGACTTCTTCCGCCTCGACGACCGCGACCACGACCGGGAGTCCGACCGCCTCGCACTGCACTCGCGCGAGACGTTCGCCCGCGCCGCCGAACTGTTCGACACCCCGGTCGTCCCGCTCCGCATCCCGTACGAGGGCACGACCCTGCCGGGCTACCTCTTCCTGGCCGGGCCCACGGACGAGCCCCGGCCGACCCTGATCCACCACGGCGGGTACGACTCCACGCTGGAGGAGCTGTACTTCATGGTCGGCGCGGGCGCCCTGCGGCGCGGCTACCACGTGCTCGCCTTCGAGGGGCCCGGACAGCAGTCCGTGCGCCGCGTACAGGGCCTGGCCTTCCGGCCCGACTGGGAGTCGGTGGTCACCCCGGTGGTGGACCACGCACTCACCCTGCCCGGGGTCGACGCCGACCGGCTCGTCCTCTTCGGCACCAGCTTCGGCGGGCTCCTCGGCGCCCGGGCCGCCGCCTTCGAACGGCGCTTCGCGGCCTGCGTCCTGCACAACGGCATCTACGACTTCTACCGGCTGCCCCTCGCGGGCATCCCGGCGCACCTGGCCGAATGGGTAACGGAGAGCCGCGACGAGGTGGCCGGGCCCGCCCTGGGGGTCGCCATGTCGCACAGCACCCAGCTGCGCTGGTTCCTGCGGCACGGCATGTGGGCCTTCGGGGCCAAGACCCCGGCCGAGGCCCTGCGCGCCTGCATGCCGTACAACCTCGACGGCGTGGCCGAGTACATCACCTGCCCGACCCTGGTCCTGGAAGCCGAGAACGACGTGGTCGCGCGCGGCGAGGCGCAGCGGGTCCACGCCGCGCTGCGCGCCGAGAAGGGCCTCATCCGGTTCGCCGCCGCCGACGGCTCCGGCGAGCACTGCCAGGAGGGCGCGGCCCTCCACTTCCACCAGCGGGTGTTCGACTGGCTCGACGAGCGGGGGATCTGA
- a CDS encoding MBL fold metallo-hydrolase, with translation MPTIDILLPGFAIDTDQGYPAFCGVFLVRGADATGRPRTILVDAAHVGRRPHLWAALAARGLTAADIDTLVLTHAHWDHVQNIDLFPRAELLLHGDERRYAHAPHSNDWATPAWTGLLLEQLRIREVADGEEIVPGVSVIGLPGHSPGSIGVLVDTDAGVAAITGDALHFAYVATTRRNPLVFWDADLAARSIDRVIGAADVIYPGHDRPFRLTSDGAIDYQEPFALTLTGLRPDTEGLAFADGSSRPLWVMPGVDEQRTLYEKNAEEARRRMAGVPRVVRPR, from the coding sequence ATGCCGACGATCGACATTCTCCTGCCCGGCTTCGCCATCGACACCGACCAGGGCTACCCCGCCTTCTGCGGCGTCTTCCTCGTCCGGGGCGCCGACGCCACCGGCCGCCCCCGCACCATCCTCGTCGACGCCGCCCACGTCGGACGCCGCCCCCATCTGTGGGCGGCGCTCGCGGCGCGCGGCCTCACAGCGGCGGACATCGACACCTTGGTGCTCACCCACGCCCACTGGGACCACGTACAGAACATCGATCTGTTCCCGCGCGCCGAGCTCCTCCTCCACGGCGACGAGCGGCGCTACGCCCACGCGCCGCACTCCAACGACTGGGCGACCCCCGCCTGGACCGGACTGCTGCTCGAACAGCTGCGCATCCGCGAGGTGGCGGACGGCGAGGAGATCGTGCCCGGCGTCAGCGTCATCGGCCTGCCCGGGCACTCGCCCGGCAGCATCGGCGTACTGGTCGACACCGACGCCGGAGTGGCCGCGATCACCGGCGACGCCCTGCACTTCGCGTACGTCGCCACGACGCGCCGCAACCCGCTGGTCTTCTGGGACGCCGACCTCGCGGCCCGCAGCATCGACCGGGTGATCGGGGCGGCCGATGTCATCTACCCGGGCCACGACCGCCCCTTCCGCCTCACCTCCGACGGCGCCATCGACTACCAGGAGCCGTTCGCGCTCACCCTGACGGGACTGCGGCCCGACACCGAGGGGCTCGCCTTCGCCGACGGCTCCTCGCGCCCGCTGTGGGTCATGCCCGGCGTCGACGAGCAGCGCACGCTGTACGAGAAGAACGCGGAGGAGGCCCGGCGGCGCATGGCCGGGGTGCCGCGCGTGGTGCGCCCGCGGTGA
- a CDS encoding TetR/AcrR family transcriptional regulator — MASLRDSELRRPPAGAGVLRESVTETIRRAMFEELAESGYARMSMEAVTRRAGVGKAALYRRWPSKEAMVVELVSEAAAAHIPTTTDSGSLHGDVERFVRETLRALRHPLVGRIIPDLLAESARSASLHDALHHTVLAPRRAAVATLLDRATVRGELPPDIDTALATDLFGAPLYFRMLAAGGPTDDAYVARLTHAIVAAVAASR, encoded by the coding sequence ATGGCCAGCCTCCGTGACAGCGAACTGCGGCGCCCGCCCGCCGGCGCGGGCGTACTGCGCGAGTCCGTGACCGAAACGATCCGCCGGGCGATGTTCGAAGAGCTGGCGGAGTCCGGGTACGCACGGATGTCGATGGAGGCCGTGACCCGCCGCGCGGGCGTCGGCAAGGCGGCGCTCTACCGCCGCTGGCCGTCCAAGGAGGCCATGGTCGTCGAGCTGGTCTCCGAGGCGGCCGCCGCGCACATCCCCACGACGACGGACTCGGGCTCGCTGCACGGCGACGTCGAGCGGTTCGTCCGGGAGACCCTGCGGGCGCTGCGGCACCCCCTGGTGGGCCGGATCATCCCCGACCTCCTTGCCGAGTCGGCCCGCAGCGCCTCACTCCACGACGCGCTCCACCACACCGTCCTCGCCCCGCGCCGCGCGGCGGTCGCGACCCTTCTGGACCGCGCGACGGTACGGGGCGAGCTGCCGCCCGACATCGACACGGCCCTGGCCACCGACCTGTTCGGCGCGCCGCTGTACTTCCGCATGCTGGCGGCGGGCGGCCCGACGGACGACGCCTATGTCGCACGGCTGACCCACGCCATCGTCGCGGCGGTAGCCGCGAGCCGCTGA
- a CDS encoding acetyl-CoA C-acyltransferase — translation MLSDIAVVHGARTPVGRFKGALRSVPAHRLGALVIQEALLRAGIDLHEVDEVVLGCVGQVGPDAFNARRAALAAGLPVEVRAYNVNRLCGSGLQAVWSAAQTLALGEAQVMVAGGNESMTRQPLLDYSERAADELPGPPRIDGTFSLVTDPFAHGPMGLTGEAVAARFAISRERQDSWAARSQQRAAEAVAQGRFAGQIVPVLTPDGKVGRDEHPRPGTTVERLAKLDPAFAPDGTVTAGNSAGLNDGAAAVLMTRATDLRPGTVPLCLLRDVVVTALEPEIMGFAPAGAIRKLLRRAGLDIDDIAVVELNEAFAAQVLAVLDDLKLDPDRVNPNGGAIALGHPIGATGTILLLKAAHELRRTGARFAVVALCIGGGQGIAALIENPEAH, via the coding sequence ATGCTGTCCGACATAGCCGTCGTCCACGGGGCGCGCACGCCCGTCGGGCGGTTCAAGGGGGCGCTGCGGTCGGTCCCGGCGCACCGGCTCGGCGCCCTGGTGATCCAGGAGGCGCTGCTGCGGGCCGGTATCGACCTGCACGAGGTCGACGAGGTCGTCCTGGGCTGCGTCGGCCAGGTGGGGCCGGACGCGTTCAACGCGCGGCGCGCGGCGCTGGCCGCCGGGCTGCCGGTCGAGGTGCGCGCGTACAACGTCAACCGGCTGTGCGGCTCCGGCCTCCAGGCCGTCTGGTCCGCCGCGCAGACGCTCGCCCTCGGCGAGGCGCAGGTCATGGTGGCCGGCGGCAATGAGTCGATGACCCGTCAGCCGCTGCTCGACTACAGCGAGCGCGCCGCCGACGAGCTGCCCGGACCACCTCGTATCGACGGGACGTTCTCGCTGGTCACCGACCCCTTCGCGCACGGCCCGATGGGGCTCACGGGCGAGGCCGTGGCCGCACGGTTCGCCATCTCCCGGGAGCGCCAGGACAGTTGGGCCGCCCGGAGCCAGCAGCGGGCCGCCGAGGCCGTGGCGCAAGGGCGGTTCGCCGGTCAGATCGTGCCCGTGCTCACCCCGGACGGCAAGGTCGGGCGGGACGAACACCCGCGCCCCGGCACCACCGTGGAGCGGCTCGCCAAGCTCGACCCCGCGTTCGCTCCCGACGGCACCGTCACCGCCGGGAACTCGGCCGGGCTCAACGACGGGGCCGCCGCCGTACTGATGACGCGCGCCACGGATCTGCGCCCGGGCACCGTCCCTCTGTGTCTGCTGCGCGATGTGGTGGTCACCGCCCTGGAGCCGGAGATCATGGGATTCGCGCCCGCCGGCGCCATCAGGAAGCTGTTGCGGCGCGCGGGGCTCGACATCGACGACATCGCGGTGGTCGAGCTCAACGAGGCGTTCGCCGCGCAGGTCCTCGCCGTACTCGACGACCTCAAGCTGGACCCCGACCGGGTCAACCCGAACGGCGGGGCGATCGCGCTCGGCCACCCGATCGGCGCGACGGGAACGATCCTGCTGCTCAAGGCCGCCCACGAACTGCGCCGCACCGGCGCGCGGTTCGCGGTCGTCGCGCTGTGCATCGGCGGCGGCCAGGGCATCGCCGCGCTCATCGAGAACCCGGAGGCGCACTGA
- a CDS encoding AMP-binding protein, whose product MGEYAWYPGRELTEHSNVARFCQAHGLDGYRELQRRSVADPEWYWTSAARDMGIVWHEQPLCARDGRGGIAATRWFPGGRTNLVESCLERHVRRGRPDATALRWEREDGTRGRLGYRETARLSARVATGLRGLGVGEGDRVAGCLPPGPEAFVLLFACARIGAVLVPMFSGFGTEALAVRLADAGARVLVTAVATTRRGKRYEMLPVARAAADKVPDVHHLVVVADEPPDTASPSGAAITTWQALTEAKPAETVPLPASAPFLLLYTSGTTGRPKGAVHTHGGFPVQVGSEVRYNLDVRPDDVAFWVTDPGWIMFALVVVGCTLAGACVLAYEGAVDHPDPARLWRLLDDHRVSVFGSSPSLARAMMTTAGPGSAASRLRILGSTGEPWTEDAWRWYFHEVGGGRCPVINISGGTEVGGSLLASAPTVPQTPCGFTGPCLGIDAVIEDADGAEVGEGVMGELVVRQSWPGMTRGLWRAPERFAHTYFSRRPGRWSHGDLASRSDGEWFVHGRLDDVMKVAGKRLGPAEVEEAALGDPAVAEAAAVGIPHPVKGEALWCFVVPAHGTLSAPDADRIRARVADALGPAFRPSRVVALPELPRTRTGKVMRRLIRDCVTQDVPGDLSTLANPHSLEALRAAVHEAADG is encoded by the coding sequence ATGGGCGAGTACGCCTGGTACCCCGGCCGGGAGCTGACCGAGCACAGCAACGTCGCCCGGTTCTGCCAGGCCCACGGCCTGGACGGATACCGCGAGCTGCAGCGCCGCTCCGTCGCGGACCCCGAGTGGTACTGGACCAGCGCCGCCCGCGACATGGGCATCGTCTGGCACGAGCAGCCGCTGTGCGCCCGCGACGGGCGGGGCGGGATCGCCGCCACGCGCTGGTTCCCCGGGGGTCGGACCAACCTGGTCGAGTCCTGTCTTGAGCGCCATGTGCGCCGTGGCCGCCCGGACGCGACGGCTCTGCGCTGGGAGCGCGAGGACGGCACGCGGGGACGGCTCGGCTACCGCGAGACGGCGCGACTCAGCGCCCGGGTCGCCACGGGACTCCGCGGCCTGGGAGTGGGGGAGGGGGACCGGGTGGCGGGCTGTCTGCCACCCGGTCCCGAGGCCTTCGTGCTGCTCTTCGCCTGCGCCCGCATCGGCGCCGTCCTGGTCCCGATGTTCTCCGGCTTCGGCACCGAGGCACTGGCGGTGCGGCTCGCCGACGCCGGGGCCCGGGTGCTGGTGACGGCCGTGGCCACGACCCGGCGCGGCAAGCGGTACGAGATGCTGCCCGTCGCCCGCGCGGCGGCGGACAAGGTCCCCGACGTACACCACCTGGTGGTCGTCGCGGACGAACCGCCCGACACCGCGTCGCCGTCCGGCGCGGCCATCACCACCTGGCAAGCGCTCACCGAGGCGAAGCCCGCCGAGACCGTGCCGCTGCCCGCCAGCGCGCCCTTCCTCCTCCTGTACACGTCCGGCACCACCGGACGCCCCAAGGGCGCCGTCCACACCCACGGCGGGTTTCCCGTGCAGGTCGGCTCCGAGGTCCGCTACAACCTCGACGTGCGCCCCGACGACGTGGCCTTCTGGGTCACCGACCCCGGGTGGATCATGTTCGCCCTCGTCGTCGTCGGCTGCACCCTCGCGGGTGCCTGCGTCCTCGCGTACGAAGGCGCCGTCGACCACCCCGACCCGGCCCGGCTGTGGCGGCTCCTGGACGACCACCGGGTCAGCGTCTTCGGCAGCTCGCCCAGCCTCGCGCGGGCGATGATGACCACCGCCGGGCCCGGGTCCGCCGCGTCCCGGCTGCGGATACTCGGCTCCACCGGCGAACCCTGGACCGAGGACGCCTGGCGCTGGTACTTCCACGAGGTCGGCGGCGGCCGCTGCCCCGTCATCAACATCAGCGGCGGTACGGAGGTGGGCGGCTCGCTCCTGGCGTCCGCGCCCACCGTCCCCCAGACGCCGTGCGGCTTCACCGGCCCCTGTCTGGGCATCGACGCGGTCATCGAGGACGCGGACGGCGCCGAGGTCGGCGAGGGCGTGATGGGCGAACTGGTGGTGCGCCAGTCCTGGCCGGGCATGACCCGGGGCCTGTGGCGCGCGCCCGAGCGGTTCGCCCACACCTACTTCAGCCGCAGGCCCGGCCGCTGGTCCCACGGCGACCTGGCGTCCCGGTCCGACGGGGAGTGGTTCGTGCACGGCCGCCTCGACGACGTGATGAAGGTGGCGGGCAAACGGCTCGGCCCCGCCGAGGTCGAGGAGGCCGCGCTCGGCGACCCCGCCGTGGCCGAGGCGGCGGCGGTCGGGATTCCGCACCCGGTCAAGGGCGAGGCGCTCTGGTGCTTCGTGGTGCCCGCGCACGGGACGCTGTCGGCGCCGGACGCCGACCGGATCCGCGCGCGCGTGGCCGACGCCCTCGGGCCCGCCTTCCGGCCCAGCCGCGTGGTCGCCCTGCCCGAACTGCCACGCACCCGCACCGGCAAGGTGATGCGCCGGTTGATCCGCGACTGCGTCACCCAGGACGTGCCCGGCGACCTCTCCACGCTCGCCAACCCGCACAGCCTCGAAGCGCTGCGCGCCGCCGTCCACGAGGCGGCCGACGGCTGA
- a CDS encoding toxin Doc translates to MEFHIDIRWLLERQTEVLPKQPTVHDFSSLVAAVGRHRVNTPRVEATVDNSWRAGALMHAIIRLRPLPARNALFGAAVVVAYMNAAGEGLDAPYGALIDLARDIDAGHTDAYDAADRIRSWRI, encoded by the coding sequence GTGGAGTTCCACATCGACATCCGCTGGCTGCTCGAACGCCAGACGGAAGTGCTGCCCAAGCAGCCCACGGTCCACGACTTCTCCAGCCTGGTGGCCGCCGTCGGCCGCCACCGCGTCAACACCCCCCGGGTCGAGGCGACCGTCGACAACTCCTGGCGGGCGGGCGCCCTGATGCACGCGATCATCCGGCTGCGCCCCCTGCCCGCCCGCAACGCGCTCTTCGGCGCGGCGGTGGTGGTCGCGTACATGAACGCGGCGGGCGAGGGCCTGGACGCCCCGTACGGCGCCCTCATCGATCTCGCCCGCGACATAGACGCGGGCCACACCGACGCCTACGACGCGGCCGACCGGATACGGTCCTGGCGCATCTGA
- a CDS encoding ribbon-helix-helix protein, CopG family, with protein sequence MSKSVTIRVDDQLHALLKERAEAEGSTVTALITQAAYEAVRDPRLEGAAEVFRSFIAEQGDAFDAAFPDDAPDQRDSSGRAA encoded by the coding sequence ATGTCCAAGTCAGTGACGATCCGGGTCGACGACCAACTGCACGCGCTGCTCAAGGAGCGCGCGGAGGCAGAGGGGTCGACGGTGACCGCGCTCATCACGCAGGCCGCGTACGAGGCGGTGCGCGATCCACGGCTGGAAGGCGCGGCGGAGGTCTTCCGCTCCTTCATCGCCGAACAGGGCGACGCCTTCGACGCGGCCTTCCCGGACGACGCCCCCGACCAGCGGGACTCCTCGGGGCGGGCCGCCTGA